CCGCAGCAGGTTTGAGCGCTGCGCGAACAGCGCATTGGCCGAACGCAGCGCAAATTCAACCGCGCCATTCCCCAGCGAGACGCCAAAGCTCATATCGCTGCGCTGCACCGGCACATCAAGATCACGAAACAGCGCGGTCAGATGCGGATAATTGGCATAGTTGAAAACGATGAACCCGGTATCCACCGCCACATCGCCCCGCTTGCCCGCCATCACCGTACGGGCATGCCCGCCAAAGCGCGGTGCGGCCTCGAACAGGGTGACCTGATGATGCCCCGACAGCAGCCAGGCGGCTGCAAGGCCAGAAATCCCGCCGCCGATGATGGCGATCTTCTGTGGTGCGTTGCGTGTCAGGTCAAAAGGCACATCCGCCCCCTCAGCTTGTCTGTCTGTGATTACGCAGCCGTGCTGGTCCCGGATCACCAGGCCCGGCCGGAATTGCATTTTTCACTGCACGGTGATCTGTTGCACCGGCGCGGGCGTATCCAACCCATGATGTCAGAGAGCCGCAGCACGCTGAATGTGATCACCGCGCCCGATCCGGGCGTTGCACTGCCGTATGGAGGCGCCCGGACGACCGCGAAGGAGAGCGGGCTTTTGTCATCAGACACAGCACCAGACGCTGCGCCAGACATGGGGGGCGAGACCAATCCGACCCTGTGGTTGCTTGCGGTGCGCGACCAGCGCGACCGTGCCTCCTTTTTGTTGTTGTTCCAGCATTTTGCCCCCCGGCTGAAAGCCATGCTGATGCGTGGCGGCCTGCGCGATGGCAGCGCCGAGGATGTGGTGCAGGATGTGATGCTGGCGGTCTGGCACAAGGCGGCGCAGTTCGATCCGCACCGGGCCGAGGCCAGCGCCTGGATCTACCGCATCGCGCGCAACCGCCATATCGACCTGATCCGTCGCAAGCCGCCACCCGAACCCGATGCGCTGATCGAACCCGAAGGCTCTGAGCCCGATGCCGCACAGATCCTCGCCCTCGGGCAGGAGGCTGCGCTTTTGCGCCGGGCTCTTGATGCGATGTCACCGGATCAGGCCCGGGTGCTGGAACAGGCCTATTTCGAGGATATGCCCCATAGCCGGATCAGCGAAATGACCGGGCTGCCCCTTGGCACCATAAAATCGCGGATCCGGCTGGGGCTGGACCGCCTGCGGCGCGACCTGAACGATCTGAGGCAGCCATGACCGCCATCACGCATCATATTTCAGACGCATTGCTCGACGCCTATGTGACCGGCAGTCTTGGCCACCCGTTTGCCGTGGTTGTGGCGGCGCATCTCTCGCTCTGCGATGCCTGCCGGGCGCGGGCAGAGGCAGCCGAGATGCTGGGGGGCAGCCTGCTTGACCGCCTTGCCCCCGCCCCCCTCAGTGCGGGGGCGCAGGATCGCCTGCTGGCCGCGCTGGACGATGCGTCGCCGCCGCCACTGCAGTCGACGGCCTCAGGTATTTTTCCCGCTGCTGTCATGCAGGCGCTTGGTGGCCAGCCGCCAAAATGGCGAATGCTGGGCGGTGGGATCCGCCAGCAGATCCTGTCGGCCGACAGCCAGGGCTCGCTCCGGCTGCTTTATATCCCGCCGGGGCGGGCGGTGCCCGCACACAGCCATGGCGGGCTGGAACTGACCCTGGTGCTGCAGGGTGATTTTTCCGACAGTGAGGGCCGTTTCGGC
Above is a genomic segment from Rhodobacter sp. 24-YEA-8 containing:
- a CDS encoding ChrR family anti-sigma-E factor, encoding MTAITHHISDALLDAYVTGSLGHPFAVVVAAHLSLCDACRARAEAAEMLGGSLLDRLAPAPLSAGAQDRLLAALDDASPPPLQSTASGIFPAAVMQALGGQPPKWRMLGGGIRQQILSADSQGSLRLLYIPPGRAVPAHSHGGLELTLVLQGDFSDSEGRFGPGDVEIAHDEIDHQPVAGPDGPCICLAATDAPLRFRAMIPRLLQPLFRI
- a CDS encoding sigma-70 family RNA polymerase sigma factor, with amino-acid sequence MMSESRSTLNVITAPDPGVALPYGGARTTAKESGLLSSDTAPDAAPDMGGETNPTLWLLAVRDQRDRASFLLLFQHFAPRLKAMLMRGGLRDGSAEDVVQDVMLAVWHKAAQFDPHRAEASAWIYRIARNRHIDLIRRKPPPEPDALIEPEGSEPDAAQILALGQEAALLRRALDAMSPDQARVLEQAYFEDMPHSRISEMTGLPLGTIKSRIRLGLDRLRRDLNDLRQP
- a CDS encoding FAD-dependent oxidoreductase, whose amino-acid sequence is MPFDLTRNAPQKIAIIGGGISGLAAAWLLSGHHQVTLFEAAPRFGGHARTVMAGKRGDVAVDTGFIVFNYANYPHLTALFRDLDVPVQRSDMSFGVSLGNGAVEFALRSANALFAQRSNLLRPGFHRMIRDILRFNARATETAAGRADLTIEALITELGLGTRFRDHYLYPICGAIWSTPARDIGAFPAGPLLRFLGNHALMSKGGQHQWWTVSGGSVSYVTRLT